A genome region from Fervidobacterium changbaicum includes the following:
- a CDS encoding cation:proton antiporter, producing MSGSLLIDLIVFGLTGLGIFFSLLRFLLGPSSFERLMAVDMMNVMVIGLVSLIAYIFKNNMYMDIAILYGLLSFIETIVFARYLENQAVNNAESKSVDGDVK from the coding sequence ATGAGCGGGAGCCTTTTAATCGACCTCATCGTCTTTGGTCTCACCGGTTTAGGGATATTCTTTTCTCTTTTGCGCTTTCTTTTGGGACCTTCCAGTTTCGAAAGGCTTATGGCAGTCGATATGATGAACGTAATGGTCATAGGTCTTGTTTCACTTATAGCCTATATTTTCAAAAACAACATGTACATGGATATCGCTATACTCTACGGGTTGCTTTCGTTTATCGAGACCATAGTCTTTGCAAGGTATTTGGAAAATCAGGCTGTTAACAATGCTGAGTCAAAATCCGTGGACGGTGATGTGAAATGA
- a CDS encoding tetratricopeptide repeat protein, which yields MDIFGKSAGYFLNMGNLFYEQGRYEEVLQCYEQALRIAPYFAAAWYNKGHLLKQLGWYQGAIQCYGEVLRIDPYFIDAFINKGNALKQLGRYEEAIRCYDEALRIDPNHSRAWYNKGNAMLQIGRYEEALRCYDQALKNNPSYLDAWNNKGVVLQQLGRYEEALKCYDELLRLNPSYIRAWYNKGSVLQLLGRHEEAQQCFDRARGFNNF from the coding sequence GTGGATATTTTTGGAAAAAGCGCTGGATATTTTCTAAACATGGGAAATCTTTTCTACGAACAAGGCAGGTACGAAGAAGTGCTCCAGTGTTATGAGCAAGCTTTGAGAATTGCCCCTTACTTTGCTGCAGCGTGGTACAATAAAGGCCATTTACTGAAACAGTTAGGCTGGTATCAAGGAGCTATCCAATGTTACGGCGAGGTGTTGAGAATAGACCCATATTTCATTGATGCTTTCATCAATAAAGGCAATGCGTTGAAACAGTTAGGTAGGTACGAAGAAGCTATCCGTTGCTACGATGAAGCACTGCGAATTGATCCCAATCACTCAAGAGCATGGTATAACAAAGGTAACGCGATGTTGCAGATAGGTAGGTATGAAGAAGCTCTAAGATGTTATGACCAAGCTTTGAAAAACAATCCAAGTTATCTAGATGCCTGGAATAACAAGGGCGTCGTTTTGCAACAGTTAGGTAGGTACGAGGAAGCCCTCAAATGTTATGATGAATTGTTGAGACTTAACCCAAGTTACATCCGGGCTTGGTATAATAAAGGCAGTGTATTACAGCTATTAGGAAGGCATGAAGAAGCTCAGCAGTGCTTTGACCGTGCACGGGGATTTAATAACTTCTAA
- the pdxT gene encoding pyridoxal 5'-phosphate synthase glutaminase subunit PdxT, translating to MVIGVSGIQGDFREHKWMIEKLGIQTYVVRTPEDLEKVDGLIIPGGESTTMIRIMKRIGLFDALKEKILNGFPVYGTCAGLIVLAKEIENYPQESLGVIDIKVRRNAYGRQVDSFDEFIEIKGFNKPFKAIFIRAPRVEAWGEGVETLAFLDNHPVMLRQNNVLVTSFHPELTDDTRIHEYFVEMVKEYKK from the coding sequence ATGGTAATTGGCGTTTCGGGAATACAAGGTGATTTCAGAGAACACAAGTGGATGATAGAAAAACTCGGAATACAGACCTACGTAGTAAGAACTCCTGAAGACTTGGAAAAAGTCGATGGACTGATTATCCCCGGTGGAGAATCTACAACGATGATACGCATTATGAAACGAATAGGACTCTTTGATGCGTTGAAAGAGAAAATACTCAACGGATTTCCTGTGTACGGAACTTGTGCAGGGCTTATTGTCCTTGCAAAAGAAATCGAGAATTACCCGCAAGAGTCGTTGGGGGTTATTGACATTAAGGTGCGAAGGAACGCTTACGGAAGACAAGTTGATAGTTTTGACGAGTTCATCGAAATCAAAGGCTTCAACAAACCATTCAAAGCCATATTCATTCGCGCACCACGTGTTGAAGCTTGGGGTGAAGGGGTAGAAACACTCGCGTTCTTAGACAACCATCCGGTCATGCTCAGACAAAATAACGTACTCGTCACATCATTCCATCCTGAATTGACAGATGACACAAGGATACACGAATATTTTGTGGAGATGGTGAAAGAATATAAGAAATAA
- a CDS encoding Na+/H+ antiporter subunit E — MSFSVFIVTFFTWLVLTWTIDPQEIIVGLIVSAVISVIFKRYYNIKLSAKFIPGLFKFVFVYVPVFIWEMLKANLDVASRVVEPKVKVKPGFVRIKTDLKGDVAKLTLANSITLTPGTITVDIKDDELYIHWIEVKGTDEESKKSFYGVFERILKGVYE, encoded by the coding sequence GTGAGTTTTTCTGTTTTTATTGTGACTTTTTTCACTTGGTTGGTTCTCACCTGGACGATTGACCCTCAGGAAATTATTGTAGGTCTCATCGTCTCGGCTGTTATTTCCGTGATTTTCAAGAGGTACTACAACATCAAGCTCAGTGCGAAGTTCATCCCCGGACTGTTCAAGTTTGTCTTCGTGTACGTTCCCGTGTTTATTTGGGAGATGTTGAAGGCGAACCTTGATGTAGCTTCAAGGGTGGTTGAACCAAAGGTAAAGGTGAAGCCCGGTTTTGTTCGTATCAAAACTGATTTGAAAGGTGACGTTGCAAAGCTTACACTTGCGAACTCAATAACACTCACACCAGGAACGATTACAGTTGATATCAAAGATGATGAGCTTTACATCCACTGGATCGAAGTTAAAGGAACCGACGAAGAGTCTAAGAAGAGTTTCTACGGTGTATTTGAGCGTATATTGAAGGGGGTGTACGAATGA
- the mnhG gene encoding monovalent cation/H(+) antiporter subunit G, protein MTGLIQQIVGYTLTALGALFYFYAGLGLLRMPDFYTKLQASTKATTLGTFSVALGVGILNPAFLGKALLLIAFIALTNPVASSVMIRAAYKNKVPACKETVVDEIASVYTTQENGGENHE, encoded by the coding sequence ATGACAGGATTAATCCAGCAGATAGTTGGATACACCTTGACAGCACTCGGTGCACTTTTCTATTTCTACGCAGGGCTCGGCCTTTTGAGGATGCCTGATTTTTACACAAAACTTCAGGCTTCGACAAAGGCAACGACACTTGGAACGTTCTCAGTGGCGCTCGGTGTTGGGATACTTAACCCTGCATTCCTCGGAAAAGCGTTGTTGTTAATAGCCTTTATTGCACTAACAAACCCGGTTGCCTCTTCTGTTATGATTAGGGCTGCATACAAAAATAAAGTGCCAGCTTGTAAGGAAACGGTTGTTGACGAAATTGCTTCAGTTTACACAACGCAAGAAAACGGTGGTGAGAATCATGAGTAA
- a CDS encoding acyl-CoA mutase large subunit family protein translates to MDERFQKAKAKYEEVVAKSIAKVPERKSPFMSTSGYEIKRVYTPEDIEHLDYVDDLGFPGDYPFTRGVQPTMYRARFWTMRQYAGFGTAEESNKRYKYLLQQGQTGLSVAFDLPTQIGYDSDDPMAEGEVGRVGVAIDSLEDMEILFDGIPLDQVSTSMTINSTAMILLAMYIAVAEKQGVSQDKLSGTIQNDILKEYIARGTYIYPPEPSMRLITDIFEYCSKYMPKWNPISISGYHIREAGSTAVQEVAFTLADGIAYVEAAIKKGLDPNVFGKRLSFFFAAHNNFLEEIAKFRAARRLWAKIMKNRFGVTDPEALKLRFHTQTGGSTLTAQQPLNNIIRVTIQALAAVLGGTQSLHTNSYDEALGLPTEESARIALRTQQIIAYESGVADTIDPFGGSYVVEAMTNEIEKRAMEYIEKIDQMGGMIKAIESGYVQKEIHESAYKHQLAVEKGEEIIVGVNKFQVEEDVKQTQILKVDPELEKKQKERLKKLKERRDNEKVNKLLNKIKEVAATDENLFPYVLEAVKAYATVGEISNALREVFGEYTETVII, encoded by the coding sequence ATGGATGAAAGATTCCAGAAGGCGAAAGCGAAATACGAAGAAGTTGTTGCGAAGTCGATAGCCAAAGTTCCGGAAAGGAAATCTCCGTTCATGTCCACATCTGGCTATGAAATCAAACGTGTTTACACACCAGAAGATATCGAGCATCTAGATTACGTTGACGACTTAGGCTTCCCTGGAGACTACCCATTCACGCGTGGAGTACAACCCACAATGTACCGTGCAAGATTTTGGACAATGCGTCAATACGCAGGATTTGGAACAGCTGAAGAATCAAACAAAAGGTACAAATACCTCTTGCAACAAGGTCAAACAGGGCTCTCCGTTGCTTTCGACCTCCCAACACAAATCGGTTATGATTCAGATGACCCAATGGCGGAAGGTGAAGTTGGAAGGGTTGGAGTTGCCATAGATTCACTCGAAGATATGGAAATCTTATTTGATGGCATACCACTTGACCAAGTCAGCACATCCATGACCATCAACAGCACCGCGATGATCCTTCTTGCTATGTACATTGCCGTTGCAGAAAAGCAAGGCGTTTCACAAGACAAACTCAGCGGAACAATTCAAAACGACATATTGAAAGAATACATTGCACGCGGAACCTACATTTATCCACCCGAACCTTCCATGCGACTCATCACGGACATATTCGAGTACTGTTCGAAGTACATGCCGAAATGGAACCCAATAAGTATCAGCGGATACCACATCAGAGAAGCCGGTTCAACGGCAGTTCAAGAAGTTGCATTCACACTTGCCGATGGAATTGCGTACGTCGAAGCTGCGATAAAGAAAGGACTCGATCCAAACGTTTTTGGTAAAAGACTTTCGTTCTTCTTCGCAGCGCACAACAACTTCTTAGAAGAGATCGCAAAGTTCCGTGCGGCAAGACGACTCTGGGCAAAGATAATGAAGAACAGATTCGGCGTAACAGATCCAGAAGCATTGAAACTCAGGTTCCACACACAAACCGGTGGTTCCACATTGACAGCTCAACAGCCACTCAACAACATCATCCGCGTTACAATTCAAGCACTCGCCGCCGTACTCGGTGGCACACAATCGCTCCATACTAACAGCTACGACGAAGCACTTGGCTTACCAACGGAAGAATCGGCAAGAATCGCACTGAGAACGCAGCAGATAATAGCCTACGAATCCGGTGTTGCCGATACGATAGATCCATTCGGTGGTTCGTACGTGGTAGAAGCCATGACAAACGAAATCGAAAAACGCGCGATGGAGTACATTGAAAAGATCGATCAGATGGGCGGTATGATAAAGGCCATAGAATCTGGTTATGTCCAAAAAGAAATTCATGAAAGCGCTTACAAACACCAGCTCGCTGTTGAAAAAGGCGAAGAGATAATCGTCGGTGTTAACAAATTCCAAGTAGAAGAGGATGTAAAACAAACTCAGATTCTCAAAGTTGACCCAGAACTCGAAAAGAAACAGAAAGAAAGGTTGAAAAAGCTCAAAGAAAGAAGAGACAACGAAAAAGTAAACAAGCTACTCAACAAAATCAAAGAAGTTGCGGCAACAGATGAAAACCTCTTCCCGTACGTACTCGAAGCAGTTAAAGCTTACGCAACAGTTGGAGAAATCAGCAACGCACTGAGGGAAGTATTTGGTGAATACACCGAGACGGTTATAATCTGA
- the pdxS gene encoding pyridoxal 5'-phosphate synthase lyase subunit PdxS produces MEKGTWEIKKGFAEMFKGGVIMDVTTAEQAKIAEEAGAVAVMALERVPADIRKAGGVARMASIAKIKEIMEAVSIPVMAKVRIGHIAEARILEALGVDFIDESEVLTPADDKYHINKHEFKVPFVCGARNLGEALRRIAEGAAMIRTKGEAGTGNVVEAVKHMRTVMSEIRKVQNMPYEEIVTYAKEIGAPVELVQQVKELGRLPVVNFAAGGIATPADAALMMMLGADGVFVGSGIFKSKDPMKMAKAIVMAVTYWNDPEMLLKISEDIGEPMEGLEIETLEVRLQERGW; encoded by the coding sequence ATGGAAAAAGGTACATGGGAAATTAAGAAGGGTTTTGCCGAAATGTTCAAAGGTGGCGTTATCATGGACGTCACAACGGCTGAACAAGCCAAGATAGCAGAAGAAGCCGGTGCTGTAGCAGTTATGGCACTTGAAAGAGTTCCAGCGGATATAAGAAAAGCTGGTGGAGTCGCAAGGATGGCAAGTATTGCGAAGATAAAAGAGATAATGGAAGCAGTATCGATTCCGGTGATGGCGAAAGTCAGAATCGGACACATTGCAGAAGCTCGCATTCTTGAAGCACTTGGTGTAGACTTCATCGATGAATCGGAAGTTCTCACACCAGCTGATGACAAGTATCACATAAACAAGCACGAATTCAAAGTTCCTTTTGTCTGCGGTGCGAGGAACCTCGGTGAAGCTCTCAGAAGGATTGCAGAAGGTGCCGCGATGATAAGGACAAAAGGTGAAGCAGGCACAGGAAATGTGGTTGAAGCTGTAAAACACATGAGAACTGTTATGTCTGAAATCAGAAAAGTCCAGAACATGCCATACGAAGAGATAGTCACCTACGCGAAAGAGATAGGTGCTCCTGTGGAACTCGTTCAACAAGTCAAGGAACTCGGCAGACTTCCCGTTGTTAACTTCGCTGCAGGTGGAATTGCAACACCAGCTGATGCTGCACTGATGATGATGCTTGGAGCAGATGGCGTTTTTGTAGGTAGTGGTATATTCAAATCAAAAGACCCGATGAAGATGGCAAAGGCCATCGTAATGGCAGTTACGTACTGGAACGATCCCGAGATGCTCTTAAAAATCTCCGAAGACATCGGTGAACCGATGGAAGGCTTGGAAATTGAGACGCTCGAAGTGCGACTGCAAGAGAGAGGTTGGTGA
- a CDS encoding tetratricopeptide repeat protein: MVTFKKTASERLEEGDALYDAGLYEEAIECYDQAIKLEPENINTLILKSTVLARVRKFDGR, encoded by the coding sequence ATGGTCACGTTTAAGAAAACAGCTTCAGAGCGGTTGGAGGAAGGTGACGCTCTCTACGATGCGGGGCTGTATGAAGAAGCCATAGAGTGCTATGATCAAGCAATAAAGCTTGAACCTGAGAACATTAACACACTCATTCTCAAAAGCACCGTATTAGCTCGTGTGAGGAAATTCGATGGGCGTTGA
- a CDS encoding hydrogenase subunit MbhD domain-containing protein, which yields MSNIIEFFQNLELLDWIFYLIGGLMIIYSLFAVEAKKVFDSILALSAVSLLSVLLFIVLKAPDVAITEAAVGSGLASAVMIFALFRMKAGEKK from the coding sequence ATGAGTAATATTATCGAATTTTTCCAAAATCTTGAGCTTCTCGATTGGATTTTCTACCTCATCGGAGGTCTTATGATAATCTACTCACTATTCGCCGTTGAAGCGAAGAAGGTTTTCGATTCTATACTTGCTCTCTCTGCAGTTAGTTTGCTCTCCGTTCTGCTTTTCATCGTCCTGAAAGCTCCAGATGTGGCTATCACCGAAGCAGCCGTTGGCTCTGGTCTTGCGAGCGCAGTGATGATTTTTGCGCTCTTTAGGATGAAGGCAGGTGAGAAGAAATGA